The proteins below are encoded in one region of Shewanella putrefaciens:
- a CDS encoding YicC/YloC family endoribonuclease, with the protein MIQSMTAYARIEHKAQWGTASWEIRSVNQRYLETYLRLPEQFRSFEPVLRDRLRKRLSRGKVEVNLRYELADNSNNELQLNQGLAKQLLDAATWLKQEAGQGEVNLTDILRWPGVLSSSEQDMDAIGADLMAAFDSAIDQFIEARGREGEAIKDMLLSRLEGVSEQIAIVREHMPKVMEYQREKLTNRLAEIKGELDPARIEQEMVLLAQKQDVAEEMDRLEAHVAEARRILKKGGSEGRRLDFMMQEFNRESNTLASKSISTEITSAAVELKVLIEQMREQIQNVE; encoded by the coding sequence ATGATCCAAAGCATGACAGCCTACGCTCGCATCGAGCACAAAGCACAATGGGGCACAGCCTCCTGGGAAATTCGCTCAGTCAATCAACGCTATCTCGAAACCTATCTACGTTTACCCGAGCAATTTCGCAGCTTCGAACCCGTACTACGCGACCGTCTACGTAAGCGTTTAAGCCGTGGCAAAGTCGAAGTCAATCTGCGCTACGAACTGGCCGACAATAGCAATAACGAACTGCAATTAAATCAAGGTCTAGCTAAGCAATTGCTCGATGCCGCCACTTGGCTCAAGCAAGAAGCAGGACAAGGTGAAGTGAATCTTACCGACATCCTCCGTTGGCCGGGCGTGCTCTCAAGCTCTGAGCAAGATATGGATGCCATAGGTGCCGATCTCATGGCAGCCTTCGATTCAGCCATAGATCAATTTATCGAAGCCCGCGGCCGTGAAGGCGAAGCCATCAAAGACATGCTGTTAAGCCGCTTAGAGGGTGTGAGCGAGCAAATCGCCATCGTACGCGAGCACATGCCAAAAGTGATGGAATATCAGCGCGAAAAGTTAACCAATCGCCTAGCCGAAATCAAAGGTGAACTCGACCCTGCCCGCATCGAGCAAGAAATGGTGCTACTGGCGCAGAAACAAGATGTCGCCGAAGAAATGGACAGACTCGAAGCCCATGTCGCCGAAGCCCGCCGCATCCTCAAAAAAGGCGGCAGCGAAGGTCGTCGTCTCGATTTTATGATGCAAGAATTTAACCGCGAATCTAACACCCTCGCCTCAAAATCCATCAGCACAGAAATCACCTCAGCCGCAGTGGAACTTAAAGTGCTCATCGAACAGATGAGAGAGCAGATCCAGAACGTGGAATAG
- the rph gene encoding ribonuclease PH codes for MRPSNRTPAQTRPITITRQFTAHAEGSVLVEFGETKVLCTASFTEGVPRFLKGQGQGWVTAEYGMLPRSTHSRMDREAARGKQSGRTQEIQRLIGRALRACVDMKALGENTIVIDCDVIQADGGTRTASITGACVALVDALNWARGKGIIKSNPLKFLIAAVSVGIYKGEAISDLEYVEDSAAETDMNVVMTETGKIIEIQGTAEGEPFSHEELIELLGLAKNSIREIVDVQKAALN; via the coding sequence ATGCGTCCAAGTAACAGAACGCCAGCACAAACACGCCCCATCACTATCACTCGCCAGTTTACGGCCCATGCCGAAGGTTCAGTGTTAGTGGAATTTGGCGAAACTAAAGTGCTTTGTACCGCCAGTTTTACTGAAGGTGTGCCACGTTTCCTTAAGGGTCAAGGTCAAGGTTGGGTGACGGCGGAATACGGCATGTTGCCACGTTCGACCCATAGCCGTATGGACCGTGAAGCCGCTCGCGGTAAGCAATCTGGTCGTACACAAGAAATTCAACGTCTTATCGGTCGTGCGCTGCGCGCCTGTGTGGATATGAAGGCCCTAGGCGAAAACACAATAGTGATCGACTGTGATGTGATCCAAGCCGATGGTGGTACGCGCACCGCTTCTATCACTGGCGCCTGTGTCGCTTTAGTCGATGCGTTGAACTGGGCCCGTGGTAAGGGGATTATTAAATCTAACCCGCTTAAGTTTTTGATTGCGGCAGTCAGCGTCGGTATTTATAAGGGTGAAGCGATAAGCGATCTCGAATATGTGGAAGACAGCGCCGCCGAAACCGATATGAACGTGGTGATGACTGAAACTGGTAAGATTATTGAGATCCAAGGTACTGCAGAGGGCGAGCCCTTTAGCCACGAAGAACTGATTGAGCTACTCGGATTGGCGAAGAACAGTATTCGTGAAATCGTCGATGTGCAGAAAGCCGCATTGAACTAA
- the pyrE gene encoding orotate phosphoribosyltransferase yields MKAYQREFIEFALERQVLRFGEFTLKSGRISPYFFNAGLFNTGRDLARLGRFYAAALVDSGIEYDLLFGPAYKGIPIATTTAVALCEHHNIDIPYCFNRKEKKDHGEGGSLVGSELKGRVMLVDDVITAGTAIRESMEIIEAHKAQLAGVLIALDRQEKGKGELSAIQEVERDFGCGIVAIIKLADLISYLSEKPGMEAQLAAVSQYREQYGI; encoded by the coding sequence GTGAAAGCCTATCAACGTGAGTTTATTGAATTTGCCCTAGAGCGTCAGGTACTGCGATTCGGCGAGTTTACCCTTAAATCGGGCCGTATCAGTCCTTACTTCTTTAATGCAGGCTTATTCAATACTGGCCGTGACTTAGCGCGTTTAGGCCGCTTTTATGCCGCGGCCTTAGTGGATTCGGGTATTGAGTATGACCTGTTATTTGGCCCTGCCTATAAAGGTATTCCGATTGCTACGACGACCGCCGTGGCACTGTGTGAACACCACAATATCGATATTCCTTACTGCTTTAACCGCAAAGAGAAAAAAGATCACGGGGAAGGTGGCAGCTTAGTCGGTAGCGAGCTGAAAGGCCGGGTGATGCTGGTGGACGATGTGATCACCGCAGGTACTGCGATTCGTGAGTCGATGGAAATCATCGAAGCCCATAAAGCGCAATTAGCGGGTGTATTGATTGCGCTAGATAGACAAGAGAAAGGCAAGGGCGAGTTATCGGCGATTCAAGAAGTTGAGCGTGATTTTGGCTGCGGCATAGTGGCGATTATCAAACTGGCAGACCTAATCAGTTATCTGTCTGAAAAACCAGGAATGGAAGCCCAACTTGCAGCGGTGAGCCAATACCGCGAGCAATACGGAATTTAA
- the folE gene encoding GTP cyclohydrolase I FolE has product MALSEAAVKVQAALQERGLETPMLPNVYSSEERKDKIEHHMKEILTLMSLDLSDDSLADTPRRIAKMYVDEIFSGLDYENFPKITVIDNKMGFDEMVRVQDISLTSTCEHHLVTIDGTATIAYLPRKKIIGLSKINRIVRFFAQRPQVQERLTQQVLVALQTLLETKDVAVKMDAVHYCVKSRGVMDSTSSTTTTALGGIFKSNPATRAEFLHQSK; this is encoded by the coding sequence ATGGCATTAAGTGAAGCAGCAGTAAAAGTACAGGCAGCCCTACAGGAACGCGGGCTTGAAACCCCGATGCTCCCAAACGTTTACAGCAGTGAAGAACGTAAGGACAAGATTGAGCATCATATGAAGGAGATACTGACACTTATGTCATTGGATCTTTCGGATGATAGCCTGGCCGATACGCCGCGCCGCATCGCAAAAATGTACGTCGATGAGATTTTCTCAGGCTTAGACTATGAAAATTTCCCTAAGATTACCGTCATCGATAACAAAATGGGTTTCGATGAAATGGTGCGCGTGCAAGACATAAGCCTGACCAGCACCTGCGAACATCATTTAGTGACGATCGATGGTACTGCGACCATTGCTTATCTACCACGCAAAAAAATTATTGGTTTATCAAAGATTAATCGTATTGTGCGTTTCTTTGCCCAGCGCCCACAGGTACAAGAGCGTTTAACTCAACAAGTGTTAGTCGCGCTGCAAACCTTGCTTGAAACCAAAGATGTTGCGGTCAAAATGGATGCGGTGCATTACTGCGTAAAATCCCGCGGCGTGATGGACTCCACCAGTTCCACCACTACCACGGCCTTAGGTGGCATTTTTAAATCCAACCCAGCGACCCGCGCCGAGTTTTTGCACCAGTCTAAATAG
- a CDS encoding alpha/beta hydrolase family protein, with amino-acid sequence MKHLQRCLLLICGLLATNLYAEPSQLIKAFSASAEFTDIQISPTGEYLGGITIDKAEDKRALIILDMKTMKPSYIVNFDGKGEVGAYYWVNDERVVLQKTYKQERIETSAYYGEMLAVNADGSKPKYIFGYKGDGRISAGTNIKKSEPIFATSYMLDPLPDEEDDILVFAYPWTGTNHAITEIYRVDVYSGKRKKLASSPVQNANFLIDHNQNVRFSFSQDAKLNDLLYYFDENQDKWISGDKFKGDLLEFRPLAFTTDNKSIYAIGAKKNETRAIYKIELATGKQHKIIQHPVVDPNEILIDKKTKELYAVEFENGHPEYEFLDKESKKAKVLNQLMQAVPDHRIQIISETRDGEKLIVVAMNDRNPGDYYLFDSKKFKLKHLFAQKSWLDPESMAEVKPITFTARDGQELHGYLTLPNGQEAKNLPLVVNPHGGPHGPRDYWEFNAENQLLAQHGIAVLQVNFRGSGGYGPKFEEDGYQQWGEKIQYDIIDATQYAIDQGWANKDKICISGGSFGGYSALMAPMLAPDMFKCAVGTAGVYDLEELHDSGDIPQSYSGGAFLDRVLGNNIQKLRDMSPTHNVDKLKASVLLLHGEEDVRAPMEQFDAMEAALKKANYPYDKKIWDKAGHGFYTPESREIYYESMLSFIKKHLSI; translated from the coding sequence ATGAAACATCTTCAAAGATGCTTGCTTCTCATTTGCGGGTTACTCGCAACAAACCTCTATGCAGAACCAAGCCAATTAATCAAAGCCTTCAGTGCCTCAGCTGAATTTACCGACATACAAATATCTCCAACGGGTGAGTATCTGGGTGGCATAACCATAGACAAAGCGGAAGATAAACGGGCTCTTATCATCCTAGATATGAAAACCATGAAACCGTCCTATATCGTCAACTTTGATGGAAAAGGTGAAGTCGGTGCCTATTATTGGGTCAATGATGAGCGGGTCGTTCTGCAGAAAACCTATAAACAAGAGCGTATAGAAACATCGGCTTACTACGGTGAAATGTTAGCGGTGAATGCCGATGGCAGTAAACCTAAATATATCTTTGGTTATAAAGGCGATGGCAGAATTTCTGCTGGCACTAACATTAAAAAATCAGAACCGATTTTTGCGACAAGTTACATGCTCGATCCACTGCCAGATGAAGAAGATGATATTTTAGTGTTCGCATACCCTTGGACAGGCACTAACCACGCAATAACCGAAATATATCGCGTCGACGTTTATTCCGGAAAACGCAAGAAGCTGGCCTCATCACCAGTACAGAACGCCAATTTTTTAATCGATCATAATCAAAATGTACGCTTTAGTTTTAGCCAAGATGCAAAGTTAAATGATTTGCTTTACTACTTTGATGAAAACCAAGACAAATGGATTTCAGGTGATAAATTTAAAGGAGACTTACTGGAGTTTAGACCGCTCGCCTTTACAACTGATAACAAGTCTATTTATGCAATTGGTGCGAAAAAGAATGAAACGCGCGCTATCTACAAGATTGAGCTAGCTACAGGCAAGCAGCATAAGATCATTCAGCATCCGGTGGTTGATCCTAACGAGATATTAATCGATAAAAAGACCAAAGAGTTATATGCCGTTGAATTTGAAAATGGTCATCCAGAATATGAGTTTTTAGATAAGGAAAGTAAAAAAGCCAAAGTGCTTAATCAGCTTATGCAGGCTGTTCCAGATCATCGTATTCAAATCATTAGTGAAACCCGAGATGGTGAAAAATTGATCGTGGTTGCGATGAATGACAGAAACCCCGGAGATTACTATCTATTTGATAGTAAAAAATTCAAGCTTAAACACCTTTTTGCACAAAAAAGTTGGCTAGACCCTGAATCAATGGCTGAAGTTAAACCAATTACGTTTACCGCCCGTGATGGTCAAGAACTCCATGGTTATTTAACGCTGCCAAATGGCCAAGAGGCCAAGAATTTACCACTAGTAGTCAACCCTCATGGCGGCCCCCATGGTCCAAGGGATTATTGGGAGTTCAACGCTGAAAACCAATTGCTAGCCCAACATGGCATTGCCGTACTTCAAGTAAACTTTAGAGGCTCTGGCGGTTACGGCCCCAAGTTCGAAGAAGATGGCTACCAGCAATGGGGCGAGAAGATCCAATATGACATTATCGATGCCACGCAATATGCTATCGATCAAGGCTGGGCAAACAAAGATAAAATCTGTATCTCTGGCGGTAGCTTTGGTGGTTACTCTGCGTTAATGGCTCCTATGCTCGCACCCGATATGTTCAAATGTGCAGTAGGGACTGCAGGAGTATATGATCTCGAAGAGTTACATGACAGTGGCGATATACCTCAATCATATTCGGGTGGTGCATTCCTCGATAGGGTGCTCGGCAATAATATACAGAAGCTGCGAGATATGTCGCCAACCCACAATGTCGATAAACTCAAAGCGTCTGTTTTACTGCTTCATGGTGAAGAAGATGTTCGTGCCCCGATGGAGCAATTCGATGCGATGGAAGCTGCATTGAAAAAAGCCAATTACCCTTATGATAAAAAGATTTGGGATAAGGCAGGTCATGGCTTCTATACACCTGAAAGTCGTGAAATCTATTACGAAAGCATGCTCAGCTTTATTAAGAAACACTTATCAATTTAG
- the slmA gene encoding nucleoid occlusion factor SlmA, with protein sequence MAVSPKINRREHILQCLAQMLETSPGQRITTAKLASEVGVSEAALYRHFPSKARMFEGLIEFIEESLLSRINLIMDDEKDTMKRCQLVLQLLLIFAERNPGISRVLNGDALLGENERLRSRISTLFAKIETQLKQILREKTLREGKGFNLDEAILANLLLAFAEGRIAQFVRSEFKLKPTTHFDEQWRFIQHQLLQS encoded by the coding sequence ATGGCTGTAAGCCCAAAAATTAATCGTCGTGAACATATTTTGCAATGCCTAGCGCAAATGCTAGAAACCAGTCCCGGACAACGTATTACCACCGCCAAACTCGCCTCGGAAGTGGGAGTATCGGAAGCCGCGCTTTACCGCCATTTCCCCAGCAAGGCGCGGATGTTTGAAGGCTTAATTGAATTTATCGAAGAGTCACTGCTCTCGCGCATTAACTTAATCATGGATGATGAGAAAGACACCATGAAGCGCTGCCAACTGGTGCTGCAACTACTGCTGATTTTTGCCGAGCGTAATCCCGGGATTTCCCGCGTGCTCAATGGGGATGCGCTTCTGGGGGAAAACGAACGCCTGCGCAGCCGGATCAGCACCCTATTTGCCAAGATCGAAACTCAGCTAAAGCAAATTTTACGGGAAAAAACCCTGCGGGAAGGCAAAGGCTTTAATTTAGACGAAGCCATATTGGCTAATTTGCTATTAGCCTTTGCCGAAGGCCGAATCGCTCAATTTGTACGAAGTGAATTCAAACTCAAACCAACCACACACTTCGATGAACAGTGGCGATTTATCCAACACCAGCTTTTGCAAAGTTAA
- the dut gene encoding dUTP diphosphatase — MKTPIELKILDSRIGSEFPLPAYATPGSAGMDLRAMIDTTMTIAPGETRLIPTGIAIHVADPGLAAVILPRSGLGHKQGIVLGNLVGLIDSDYQGPLLVSCWNRSDCPFTLEIGDRLAQLVFVPVVQAQFKLVDEFDSSDRGEGGFGHSGTK; from the coding sequence ATGAAAACACCGATTGAATTAAAGATCCTCGATTCCCGTATTGGTTCTGAGTTTCCCCTGCCCGCTTACGCCACCCCAGGCAGTGCGGGTATGGATCTTCGCGCCATGATAGACACCACAATGACGATAGCACCCGGTGAAACTCGGCTTATCCCAACGGGGATTGCCATCCATGTAGCCGACCCAGGGCTGGCGGCGGTGATTTTACCCCGCTCCGGTCTTGGCCATAAACAGGGTATCGTACTGGGGAATCTGGTCGGGCTTATCGACTCCGATTATCAAGGCCCCTTATTGGTGTCTTGCTGGAATAGAAGCGATTGCCCATTTACCTTAGAAATAGGTGATCGTCTCGCACAGTTGGTGTTTGTTCCTGTGGTACAGGCCCAATTCAAACTCGTTGATGAGTTCGACAGTTCAGATCGTGGTGAAGGTGGATTTGGCCATTCAGGCACTAAATAA
- the coaBC gene encoding bifunctional phosphopantothenoylcysteine decarboxylase/phosphopantothenate--cysteine ligase CoaBC, translated as MMSVSLTNKNVLLGIGGGIAAYKSADLVRRLKERGFDVRVVMSQSAQEFITPLTLQALSGHPVASSLLDPAAEAAMGHIELARWADLVIIAPATANLLARINAGMADELITTTCLATEAPIALCPAMNQQMYRNVATQANLTSLASRGYTLWGPASGSQACGEVGPGRMLEPLEIAELASDFFATKEVSAQPLAGQSVLITAGPTREAIDPVRYISNHSSGKMGFALAKAAAEMGATVTLVSGPVNLATPEGVTRIDVESAQNMLDAVMDNVDKKHIFIGCAAVADYRISDVATCKIKKSAEEMQLALVRNPDILATVASLPNRPFVVGFAAETHNVETYARDKLKRKNLNMIAANDVSVAGLGFNADVNALRVFWPQGSQDLPATDKLTLARQLLSLIVKEKTNT; from the coding sequence ATCATGTCTGTGAGTCTGACAAATAAAAACGTCCTTCTGGGCATTGGCGGCGGTATTGCGGCCTATAAAAGTGCTGATTTAGTGCGCCGACTAAAAGAACGCGGCTTTGATGTGCGCGTGGTGATGAGTCAAAGTGCGCAGGAGTTTATCACCCCCCTCACACTGCAAGCCTTGTCAGGGCATCCAGTCGCCTCGAGTTTGCTCGATCCTGCGGCAGAGGCCGCGATGGGGCACATTGAACTCGCTCGCTGGGCCGATTTAGTGATCATCGCCCCAGCAACGGCCAACTTACTCGCCCGTATCAATGCCGGTATGGCGGATGAATTAATCACCACCACGTGTCTTGCCACCGAGGCGCCTATCGCCCTGTGTCCTGCGATGAATCAGCAGATGTATCGCAATGTGGCGACTCAAGCGAATTTGACTAGCCTAGCTTCACGGGGTTACACACTGTGGGGACCCGCGAGCGGCAGCCAAGCATGCGGCGAAGTCGGCCCTGGACGTATGCTCGAACCGCTAGAAATTGCCGAGCTAGCCAGTGATTTTTTTGCAACAAAAGAAGTCTCTGCGCAGCCTCTTGCTGGCCAGTCGGTACTGATCACCGCCGGCCCGACCCGCGAAGCTATCGACCCCGTTAGATACATTTCGAATCACAGTTCGGGGAAAATGGGCTTTGCCCTCGCCAAAGCCGCGGCAGAGATGGGCGCAACTGTGACTTTGGTCTCAGGGCCAGTTAATCTAGCCACTCCCGAAGGCGTCACTCGTATCGATGTTGAATCAGCGCAAAACATGCTCGACGCTGTAATGGATAATGTTGATAAAAAACATATTTTTATTGGTTGCGCCGCCGTTGCCGATTACCGCATTAGCGATGTCGCCACCTGTAAAATCAAAAAATCCGCAGAAGAAATGCAACTTGCACTGGTGAGGAATCCTGATATCTTAGCCACGGTCGCAAGCTTGCCAAACCGTCCCTTTGTGGTGGGATTTGCCGCAGAGACCCATAATGTAGAAACCTACGCCCGCGATAAACTCAAACGTAAAAACTTGAATATGATCGCCGCAAACGACGTTTCCGTCGCAGGCCTTGGTTTTAATGCCGATGTCAATGCCCTGCGCGTGTTCTGGCCGCAAGGTAGCCAAGATTTGCCCGCCACTGACAAGCTCACGCTGGCACGGCAATTACTTTCGTTGATAGTGAAAGAAAAAACAAATACATGA
- the radC gene encoding RadC family protein has protein sequence MAIKDWPEGEGPRDKLLQKGAAHLSDAELLAVLLRNGLSGLNAVDLARSLIQEFGGLRSLLCAPKHQVCRLPGVGPVKYAQLQAAAELARRVAQENLQRGQVLTNPDLTRDYLMRQLADRSYEVFAILLLDSQHRVIQFVELFRGTIDSASVYPREVVSLVLEKKAAAVIVCHNHPSGIAEPSQADRRITERLKNALATIDVSLLDHMVVGDREIVSFAERGWIN, from the coding sequence ATGGCGATTAAGGACTGGCCAGAGGGAGAAGGGCCCCGGGATAAACTGCTACAAAAAGGAGCCGCGCATCTGTCCGATGCGGAATTGCTTGCCGTTTTGCTGCGTAATGGCTTATCTGGACTCAATGCGGTGGATTTGGCACGTTCACTTATCCAGGAATTTGGTGGATTAAGAAGCTTACTTTGTGCACCAAAGCATCAGGTGTGTCGACTTCCGGGCGTGGGACCTGTAAAATACGCTCAGCTTCAAGCTGCGGCTGAATTAGCGCGGCGTGTGGCACAAGAAAACCTGCAGAGAGGTCAGGTTTTGACAAATCCCGATTTAACTCGGGACTATTTAATGCGACAATTAGCTGACCGCTCCTATGAAGTGTTCGCAATTTTGCTGCTGGATAGCCAGCATAGAGTAATTCAGTTTGTCGAATTATTCCGCGGAACCATAGATTCAGCCTCAGTATATCCACGTGAAGTGGTGAGCTTAGTGCTTGAAAAAAAGGCTGCTGCCGTCATAGTGTGTCACAATCATCCGTCGGGGATTGCCGAGCCCAGTCAGGCTGACCGACGAATAACTGAGCGATTAAAAAATGCGTTAGCAACCATAGATGTATCCTTGTTGGATCATATGGTTGTCGGTGATCGAGAGATAGTTTCTTTTGCGGAACGAGGCTGGATTAATTAA
- the rpmB gene encoding 50S ribosomal protein L28, with amino-acid sequence MSRVCQVTGKKPMVGNNRSHAKNATRRRFLPNLQNHRFWLEEEKRFVQLRVSTKGIRLIDKKGIEVVVAELRARGEKV; translated from the coding sequence ATGTCAAGAGTATGCCAAGTTACTGGCAAGAAGCCGATGGTTGGTAACAACCGTTCGCATGCAAAAAACGCGACCCGTCGTCGTTTTTTACCTAACCTACAAAACCACCGTTTTTGGTTAGAAGAAGAAAAACGTTTCGTACAGTTACGTGTATCTACTAAAGGTATCCGTCTGATCGATAAGAAAGGTATTGAAGTTGTTGTTGCTGAACTTCGTGCCCGTGGCGAGAAGGTGTAA
- the rpmG gene encoding 50S ribosomal protein L33, whose amino-acid sequence MAKAKGNREKIKLVSTAKTGHFYTTEKNKRNMPEKMEIKKFDPVIRQHVIYKEAKIK is encoded by the coding sequence ATGGCTAAAGCTAAAGGTAATCGTGAGAAGATCAAATTAGTTTCTACAGCTAAAACTGGTCACTTCTACACAACTGAAAAAAACAAGCGTAACATGCCTGAAAAAATGGAAATCAAAAAATTTGATCCAGTTATTCGCCAGCACGTTATCTACAAAGAAGCCAAAATCAAGTAA
- the argA gene encoding amino-acid N-acetyltransferase — protein sequence MRTTELVDGFRHSAPYVNAHRGKTFVVMLGGEALAQNQFRAILNDVALLHSLGIKVVLVYGARPQIDAALAANGIEPAYHDGVRITDEDSLKVIKQVAGALQFDITARLSMSLSNTPMQGAQINLVSGNFVIAQPLGVDNGVDFCLSGKVRRIDAQGLKRQLDNHCIVLMGPIAASVTGESFNLTAEEIATQVAIKLKADKMIGFSSQNGILDRNGDVIAELMPNDAQNILNKLAEQGSACVGTMAFLKASIDACRNGVPRCHLVSYLEDGALLQELFSREGIGTQIVTESAERLRRASIADIGGVLNLIRPLEEQGILVRRSREQLEIEIEQFMLIERDGLVIGCAALYPFEEDNAGEFACLVVHPDYRDADRGSLLLKNIIGQARSRGYSRLFALTTRSIHWFLEHGFVIEDVEALPQKKKQLYNYQRRSKILALDL from the coding sequence GTGCGTACCACTGAACTGGTTGATGGATTTCGTCATTCTGCCCCCTATGTTAATGCTCACAGAGGTAAAACTTTTGTGGTCATGCTGGGTGGCGAAGCTTTGGCTCAAAATCAATTTCGCGCCATCTTAAATGATGTCGCTTTGCTGCACAGTTTAGGGATTAAAGTGGTGTTGGTATATGGTGCTAGGCCGCAGATAGATGCTGCGCTAGCTGCCAACGGTATTGAACCTGCCTACCATGATGGTGTACGCATCACGGATGAAGACTCACTCAAAGTGATTAAACAGGTGGCCGGTGCGCTGCAGTTTGATATCACCGCACGTTTATCCATGAGTTTAAGTAATACTCCAATGCAGGGCGCGCAAATTAACTTAGTGAGTGGCAACTTTGTGATTGCCCAGCCGCTGGGTGTGGATAATGGCGTGGATTTTTGCCTGAGCGGTAAAGTGCGCCGGATTGATGCCCAAGGTTTGAAACGTCAGCTCGACAACCACTGTATCGTATTGATGGGGCCTATTGCCGCTTCGGTTACCGGTGAAAGCTTTAACTTAACGGCGGAAGAGATTGCCACTCAAGTGGCGATTAAGCTCAAAGCCGATAAGATGATTGGCTTTAGTTCGCAGAACGGCATCCTCGACCGTAATGGTGATGTGATCGCCGAGTTAATGCCCAATGATGCGCAGAACATCCTCAATAAGCTTGCTGAGCAAGGCTCTGCCTGTGTGGGCACTATGGCTTTCTTGAAGGCGAGCATCGACGCCTGCCGCAATGGTGTGCCACGCTGTCATTTAGTCAGCTATCTCGAAGATGGTGCGCTGCTGCAGGAACTGTTCTCCCGTGAAGGTATTGGTACTCAGATTGTCACTGAAAGTGCCGAGCGATTACGCCGCGCTTCGATCGCCGATATCGGGGGGGTATTGAACCTTATCCGTCCGTTGGAGGAGCAAGGCATTCTGGTGCGCCGTAGCCGTGAGCAGCTCGAGATTGAAATCGAGCAGTTTATGTTGATTGAGCGCGATGGCTTAGTGATTGGCTGTGCCGCGCTTTATCCTTTTGAAGAAGATAATGCCGGTGAGTTTGCTTGTCTTGTGGTGCATCCCGATTATCGTGATGCCGACAGGGGGAGCCTGCTGCTGAAGAATATTATTGGCCAGGCGCGCAGCCGGGGTTATTCTCGCTTGTTCGCGCTGACGACCCGCAGCATTCACTGGTTTTTAGAGCATGGTTTTGTGATTGAAGATGTGGAAGCGCTGCCGCAGAAGAAAAAGCAGCTGTATAACTATCAGCGCCGCTCCAAAATTCTCGCCCTCGATCTATAA